A genomic window from Buteo buteo chromosome 13, bButBut1.hap1.1, whole genome shotgun sequence includes:
- the TEX9 gene encoding testis-expressed protein 9 isoform X2, with the protein MPSACNRCHGGPDTVSAWHRTVHGRSGRSVSASHRLAAREETWLPRPRPPYPAAPGGGLARATGHGGEESKPSGRPSLGLTAEEGTAADPPPPRRRPVARAKVTPGSSLRANKMAAGGGGSGVRRGGGLPGVRRPPGGPLPPAAAATGVLSRDLLAKEEEYKRLNAELEAKTEKLAGQQEILSRPVSVQTKSCEDNRQRDPLCPEVSSLKHSHAELANKKKRASTPMAQSRPYSGSKGKRTTSSSKIRNVEVQSADDVAILEDCMDFSLAKTISKIEEKLERRGLPDCLDDDIIPSIGNEIGAEAQIRFLKAKLRVMQEELNSVVCECRKKDDENQNLKTRLKSTEEENTRLQRTINMQHSQTEKYKMLSQEANKKSEGLQQEVIALEKELENLKRVQKQAAVSQSATEVRLNRALEEAERYKVELNKLKQSNKDVANQELKTIEELKTENKKLQKQKGELMTGFKKQLKLIDILKRQKMHIEAAKMLSFTEEEFMKALEWGNY; encoded by the exons ATGCCCTCGGCCTGCAATCGCTGTCACGGGGGTCCTGACACGGTGTCAGCCTGGCACCGAACTGTGCACGGGAGAAGCGGACGAAGCGTTTCAGCTTCTCACCGCCTGGCAGCAAGGGAGGAAACGTGGCTGCCCCGTCCCCGCCCGCCGTACCCAGCAGCGCCAGGAGGAGGCTTGGCCAGGGCTACCGGGCACGGcggggaggaaagcaagccGTCAGGGCGGCCGTCCCTCGGCCTCACGGCGGAGGAGGGGACGGCGGCAGACCCGCcacccccgcggcggcggccggtTGCCCGGGCGAAGGTGACGCCGGGCAGCAGCCTCCGCGCCAACAAaatggcggcgggcggcggcggcagcggggtcCGGCGTGGCGGGGGCCTGCCCGGG GTGCGGAGACCGCCCGGCGGGCCcctgccgcccgccgccgcggcgaCCGGCGTGCTGAGCCGCGACTTGCTGGCCAAGGAGGAGGAGTACAA GCGACTGAATGCAGAATTAGaagcaaaaacagaaaaactg gcagGCCAACAGGAGATACTATCTAGACCAGTTTCAGTACAGACTAAGTCATGTGAAGACAACAGACAGAG agatCCACTCTGTCCTGAAGTTTCATCTCTTAAACACTCACATGCCGAG CTAGCAAACAAGAAGAAACGTGCTTCCACGCCCATGGCTCAGAGCAGACCATACTCTGGAAgtaagggaaaaagaacaacttCAAG ttcAAAAATAAGAAACGTGGAAGTACAAAGTGCCGATGATGTTGCCATACTGGAGGATTGCATGGatttttctttagcaaaaaCAATAAGCAAGATTGAAGAAAAACTAGAGAGAAGAGGCTTACCAGATTGTCTAGATGATGATATTATTCCAAGCATTGGAAATGAAATTGGAGCAG AAGCTCAAATCAGATTTCTTAAGGCAAAGTTACGTGTTATGCAGGAAGAGCTGAATAGTGTAGTGTGTGAATGCAGGAAAAAG GATGatgaaaatcagaatttaaaaactCGGCTTAAAAgtactgaagaagaaaacaccaGACTGCAACGAACAATCAATATGCAACATTCTCAGACTGAAAAGTACAAAATGTTGTCacaagaagcaaacaaaaaaagtgaagggCTACAACAAGAGGTCATTGCACTAGAAAAG GAATTGGAGAATCTAAAGCGTGTACAAAAGCAGGCTGCAGTCAGTCAGAGTGCAACAGAGGTTCGCTTAAACAGGGccctggaagaagcagaaaggtATAAAGTGGAGCTGAATAAACTGAAGCAAAGTAACAAG GATGTAGCTAACCAAGAACTCAAAACAattgaagaattaaaaacagaaaacaagaagctgcagaaacaaaaaggagagCTAATGACaggttttaaaaagcagttaaagTTAATTGATATTTTAAAGAGACAAAAG atgcaCATTGAAGCTGCTaagatgctttcttttactGAAGAGGAATTCATGAAAGCTCTTGAGTGGGGAAATTATTGA
- the TEX9 gene encoding testis-expressed protein 9 isoform X1, translating into MPSACNRCHGGPDTVSAWHRTVHGRSGRSVSASHRLAAREETWLPRPRPPYPAAPGGGLARATGHGGEESKPSGRPSLGLTAEEGTAADPPPPRRRPVARAKVTPGSSLRANKMAAGGGGSGVRRGGGLPGVRRPPGGPLPPAAAATGVLSRDLLAKEEEYKRLNAELEAKTEKLVRQAEEVIAGQQEILSRPVSVQTKSCEDNRQRDPLCPEVSSLKHSHAELANKKKRASTPMAQSRPYSGSKGKRTTSSSKIRNVEVQSADDVAILEDCMDFSLAKTISKIEEKLERRGLPDCLDDDIIPSIGNEIGAEAQIRFLKAKLRVMQEELNSVVCECRKKDDENQNLKTRLKSTEEENTRLQRTINMQHSQTEKYKMLSQEANKKSEGLQQEVIALEKELENLKRVQKQAAVSQSATEVRLNRALEEAERYKVELNKLKQSNKDVANQELKTIEELKTENKKLQKQKGELMTGFKKQLKLIDILKRQKMHIEAAKMLSFTEEEFMKALEWGNY; encoded by the exons ATGCCCTCGGCCTGCAATCGCTGTCACGGGGGTCCTGACACGGTGTCAGCCTGGCACCGAACTGTGCACGGGAGAAGCGGACGAAGCGTTTCAGCTTCTCACCGCCTGGCAGCAAGGGAGGAAACGTGGCTGCCCCGTCCCCGCCCGCCGTACCCAGCAGCGCCAGGAGGAGGCTTGGCCAGGGCTACCGGGCACGGcggggaggaaagcaagccGTCAGGGCGGCCGTCCCTCGGCCTCACGGCGGAGGAGGGGACGGCGGCAGACCCGCcacccccgcggcggcggccggtTGCCCGGGCGAAGGTGACGCCGGGCAGCAGCCTCCGCGCCAACAAaatggcggcgggcggcggcggcagcggggtcCGGCGTGGCGGGGGCCTGCCCGGG GTGCGGAGACCGCCCGGCGGGCCcctgccgcccgccgccgcggcgaCCGGCGTGCTGAGCCGCGACTTGCTGGCCAAGGAGGAGGAGTACAA GCGACTGAATGCAGAATTAGaagcaaaaacagaaaaactggtGCGTCAGGCTGAAGAAGTAATT gcagGCCAACAGGAGATACTATCTAGACCAGTTTCAGTACAGACTAAGTCATGTGAAGACAACAGACAGAG agatCCACTCTGTCCTGAAGTTTCATCTCTTAAACACTCACATGCCGAG CTAGCAAACAAGAAGAAACGTGCTTCCACGCCCATGGCTCAGAGCAGACCATACTCTGGAAgtaagggaaaaagaacaacttCAAG ttcAAAAATAAGAAACGTGGAAGTACAAAGTGCCGATGATGTTGCCATACTGGAGGATTGCATGGatttttctttagcaaaaaCAATAAGCAAGATTGAAGAAAAACTAGAGAGAAGAGGCTTACCAGATTGTCTAGATGATGATATTATTCCAAGCATTGGAAATGAAATTGGAGCAG AAGCTCAAATCAGATTTCTTAAGGCAAAGTTACGTGTTATGCAGGAAGAGCTGAATAGTGTAGTGTGTGAATGCAGGAAAAAG GATGatgaaaatcagaatttaaaaactCGGCTTAAAAgtactgaagaagaaaacaccaGACTGCAACGAACAATCAATATGCAACATTCTCAGACTGAAAAGTACAAAATGTTGTCacaagaagcaaacaaaaaaagtgaagggCTACAACAAGAGGTCATTGCACTAGAAAAG GAATTGGAGAATCTAAAGCGTGTACAAAAGCAGGCTGCAGTCAGTCAGAGTGCAACAGAGGTTCGCTTAAACAGGGccctggaagaagcagaaaggtATAAAGTGGAGCTGAATAAACTGAAGCAAAGTAACAAG GATGTAGCTAACCAAGAACTCAAAACAattgaagaattaaaaacagaaaacaagaagctgcagaaacaaaaaggagagCTAATGACaggttttaaaaagcagttaaagTTAATTGATATTTTAAAGAGACAAAAG atgcaCATTGAAGCTGCTaagatgctttcttttactGAAGAGGAATTCATGAAAGCTCTTGAGTGGGGAAATTATTGA
- the TEX9 gene encoding testis-expressed protein 9 isoform X3, which yields MPSACNRCHGGPDTVSAWHRTVHGRSGRSVSASHRLAAREETWLPRPRPPYPAAPGGGLARATGHGGEESKPSGRPSLGLTAEEGTAADPPPPRRRPVARAKVRRPPGGPLPPAAAATGVLSRDLLAKEEEYKRLNAELEAKTEKLVRQAEEVIAGQQEILSRPVSVQTKSCEDNRQRDPLCPEVSSLKHSHAELANKKKRASTPMAQSRPYSGSKGKRTTSSSKIRNVEVQSADDVAILEDCMDFSLAKTISKIEEKLERRGLPDCLDDDIIPSIGNEIGAEAQIRFLKAKLRVMQEELNSVVCECRKKDDENQNLKTRLKSTEEENTRLQRTINMQHSQTEKYKMLSQEANKKSEGLQQEVIALEKELENLKRVQKQAAVSQSATEVRLNRALEEAERYKVELNKLKQSNKDVANQELKTIEELKTENKKLQKQKGELMTGFKKQLKLIDILKRQKMHIEAAKMLSFTEEEFMKALEWGNY from the exons ATGCCCTCGGCCTGCAATCGCTGTCACGGGGGTCCTGACACGGTGTCAGCCTGGCACCGAACTGTGCACGGGAGAAGCGGACGAAGCGTTTCAGCTTCTCACCGCCTGGCAGCAAGGGAGGAAACGTGGCTGCCCCGTCCCCGCCCGCCGTACCCAGCAGCGCCAGGAGGAGGCTTGGCCAGGGCTACCGGGCACGGcggggaggaaagcaagccGTCAGGGCGGCCGTCCCTCGGCCTCACGGCGGAGGAGGGGACGGCGGCAGACCCGCcacccccgcggcggcggccggtTGCCCGGGCGAAG GTGCGGAGACCGCCCGGCGGGCCcctgccgcccgccgccgcggcgaCCGGCGTGCTGAGCCGCGACTTGCTGGCCAAGGAGGAGGAGTACAA GCGACTGAATGCAGAATTAGaagcaaaaacagaaaaactggtGCGTCAGGCTGAAGAAGTAATT gcagGCCAACAGGAGATACTATCTAGACCAGTTTCAGTACAGACTAAGTCATGTGAAGACAACAGACAGAG agatCCACTCTGTCCTGAAGTTTCATCTCTTAAACACTCACATGCCGAG CTAGCAAACAAGAAGAAACGTGCTTCCACGCCCATGGCTCAGAGCAGACCATACTCTGGAAgtaagggaaaaagaacaacttCAAG ttcAAAAATAAGAAACGTGGAAGTACAAAGTGCCGATGATGTTGCCATACTGGAGGATTGCATGGatttttctttagcaaaaaCAATAAGCAAGATTGAAGAAAAACTAGAGAGAAGAGGCTTACCAGATTGTCTAGATGATGATATTATTCCAAGCATTGGAAATGAAATTGGAGCAG AAGCTCAAATCAGATTTCTTAAGGCAAAGTTACGTGTTATGCAGGAAGAGCTGAATAGTGTAGTGTGTGAATGCAGGAAAAAG GATGatgaaaatcagaatttaaaaactCGGCTTAAAAgtactgaagaagaaaacaccaGACTGCAACGAACAATCAATATGCAACATTCTCAGACTGAAAAGTACAAAATGTTGTCacaagaagcaaacaaaaaaagtgaagggCTACAACAAGAGGTCATTGCACTAGAAAAG GAATTGGAGAATCTAAAGCGTGTACAAAAGCAGGCTGCAGTCAGTCAGAGTGCAACAGAGGTTCGCTTAAACAGGGccctggaagaagcagaaaggtATAAAGTGGAGCTGAATAAACTGAAGCAAAGTAACAAG GATGTAGCTAACCAAGAACTCAAAACAattgaagaattaaaaacagaaaacaagaagctgcagaaacaaaaaggagagCTAATGACaggttttaaaaagcagttaaagTTAATTGATATTTTAAAGAGACAAAAG atgcaCATTGAAGCTGCTaagatgctttcttttactGAAGAGGAATTCATGAAAGCTCTTGAGTGGGGAAATTATTGA
- the TEX9 gene encoding testis-expressed protein 9 isoform X4: MAQSRPYSGSKGKRTTSSSKIRNVEVQSADDVAILEDCMDFSLAKTISKIEEKLERRGLPDCLDDDIIPSIGNEIGAEAQIRFLKAKLRVMQEELNSVVCECRKKDDENQNLKTRLKSTEEENTRLQRTINMQHSQTEKYKMLSQEANKKSEGLQQEVIALEKELENLKRVQKQAAVSQSATEVRLNRALEEAERYKVELNKLKQSNKDVANQELKTIEELKTENKKLQKQKGELMTGFKKQLKLIDILKRQKMHIEAAKMLSFTEEEFMKALEWGNY; this comes from the exons ATGGCTCAGAGCAGACCATACTCTGGAAgtaagggaaaaagaacaacttCAAG ttcAAAAATAAGAAACGTGGAAGTACAAAGTGCCGATGATGTTGCCATACTGGAGGATTGCATGGatttttctttagcaaaaaCAATAAGCAAGATTGAAGAAAAACTAGAGAGAAGAGGCTTACCAGATTGTCTAGATGATGATATTATTCCAAGCATTGGAAATGAAATTGGAGCAG AAGCTCAAATCAGATTTCTTAAGGCAAAGTTACGTGTTATGCAGGAAGAGCTGAATAGTGTAGTGTGTGAATGCAGGAAAAAG GATGatgaaaatcagaatttaaaaactCGGCTTAAAAgtactgaagaagaaaacaccaGACTGCAACGAACAATCAATATGCAACATTCTCAGACTGAAAAGTACAAAATGTTGTCacaagaagcaaacaaaaaaagtgaagggCTACAACAAGAGGTCATTGCACTAGAAAAG GAATTGGAGAATCTAAAGCGTGTACAAAAGCAGGCTGCAGTCAGTCAGAGTGCAACAGAGGTTCGCTTAAACAGGGccctggaagaagcagaaaggtATAAAGTGGAGCTGAATAAACTGAAGCAAAGTAACAAG GATGTAGCTAACCAAGAACTCAAAACAattgaagaattaaaaacagaaaacaagaagctgcagaaacaaaaaggagagCTAATGACaggttttaaaaagcagttaaagTTAATTGATATTTTAAAGAGACAAAAG atgcaCATTGAAGCTGCTaagatgctttcttttactGAAGAGGAATTCATGAAAGCTCTTGAGTGGGGAAATTATTGA